The following proteins come from a genomic window of Salvia hispanica cultivar TCC Black 2014 chromosome 4, UniMelb_Shisp_WGS_1.0, whole genome shotgun sequence:
- the LOC125223661 gene encoding serine carboxypeptidase-like 7: MWLAMKPFLHFLVFLFVGFKSADPQSIVENLPGYDGTLPFKLETGYIGVGENDEVQLFYYFVESENDPARDPLLIWLSGGPGCSALTGFFYETGPLGFDFEKFDGSLPSLVLNPYSWTKVANIIFLDYPVGAGFSYSKSTRGYSSSDTSSTQHNYTFLRKWLLAHPEFIMNRLYVSGDSYGGKIVPMLALEIAKGNEAGLEPIISLKGYTVGNPVTNEDEDINERIPYAHRLALISDKQFERARISCKGEYVNPDPNNVECLFALYIINQCTKFVNHYQILNLICKEIQTLPEGGSRIFLPSLVDDPIGFLSLSSQNEPPCHEHTYLASNVWANDETVREALHIREGTVPDWTRCNKSLSYEYDIKSVVEYHQNLSDRGFQALVYSGDHDISVPYIATLKWIRKLNVSMYDEWRAWTVDGQVAGYTELYKSKIKEAYLMFATVKGGGHTAPEYKPRECLEMMRRWLSLFPL; encoded by the exons ATGTGGCTTGCCATGAAGCCATTCTTGCATTtccttgtttttctttttgtcgGATTCAAGTCTGCTGATCCACAATCGATCGTCGAAAACCTCCCCGGCTACGACGGAACTCTGCCTTTCAAACTCGAAACAGg ATATATTGGGGTTGGAGAGAATGATGAAGTCCAGCTCTTTTACTACTTCGTCGAGTCCGAAAACGATCCAGCTAGAGACCCTTTGCTCATCTGGCTCAGCGGTGGCCCCGGTTGCTCTGCCCTTACCGGCTTCTTTTACGAAACTg GTCCACTGGGCTTTGATTTTGAGAAGTTTGATGGAAGCTTACCTTCTCTTGTATTGAACCCATATTCATGGACTAAG GTTGCCAACATTATATTCCTAGATTACCCTGTTGGAGCTGGATTCTCATATTCCAAGTCTACAAGAGGCTACTCTTCATCTGACACTAGTTCAACCCAACATAATTACACATTTCTACGCAAG TGGTTGTTAGCTCATCCCGAGTTTATCATGAATCGTCTCTATGTTAGTGGTGACTCCTATGGTGGCAAGATTGTTCCCATGCTCGCTCTAGAAATAGCAAAAG GCAATGAAGCTGGACTTGAGCCAATAATTTCTCTCAAA GGCTACACTGTCGGAAATCCGGTGACTAATGAAGATGAGGATATTAATGAAAGGATACCTTATGCTCACAGACTGGCACTCATTTCAGACAAACAATTTGAG CGAGCAAGAATCAGCTGCAAAGGAGAGTATGTAAATCCAGACCCAAATAATGTCGAATGTTTATTTGctctttatattattaatcaG TGCACCAAGTTTGTCAATCATTATCAAATTCTGAACTTAATTTGCAAAGAAATCCAAACACTGCCAGAAGGTGGTTCTAGAATATTCCTACCGTCTCTAGTAGATGATCCAATCGGCTTCCTCTCCCTCTCCAGCCAAAATGAACCACCATGCCAT GAACACACATATCTGGCCTCCAACGTGTGGGCTAACGACGAAACTGTGAGAGAAGCTCTGCACATCAGAGAG GGGACGGTACCTGACTGGACGAGATGTAACAAGAGCTTGAGCTACGAATATGACATAAAAAGTGTTGTCGAGTATCATCAAAATCTGAGTGATAGAGGCTTCCAAGCCTTGGTGTATAG CGGTGATCATGACATAAGTGTACCTTATATTGCCACGTTGAAATGGATACGAAAACTGAATGTGTCCATGTATGATGAATGGAGGGCGTGGACCGTCGATGGTCAAGTTGCAGG ATACACTGAGCTATACAAGAGTAAGATCAAGGAAGCGTACCTCATGTTTGCTACAGTCAAG GGAGGAGGGCATACAGCACCAGAATACAAGCCTAGGGAGTGTTTGGAAATGATGAGAAGATGGTTATCTCTCTTCCCACTCTAA